In Candidatus Auribacterota bacterium, a genomic segment contains:
- the pilM gene encoding pilus assembly protein PilM: MPLLFFTRKSRVIKRAVGLDIGSHSIKMVAMSGMPGALALTDCAVSAMEVVSENPLPIATVTRAIADTVGRSGLDLADLRVSVSGKGTIVRHSEMPRMSPHDLKSSIRYEAEMLLPFSLDDCIFDCQILDPDNKSSARMKVVLAAARKAVVQERLDLVNGIRLVPRIISIDSIALANAFESAMASGTPGPAPRGELPSAPLGSALRRDQDNAHGLRRDSAPGQAPPGSAQGTAERGSDETVLVVHVGACRTILNVMSTAGLEFTRDIEVGGNNATLAIARGLGIEFQEAERRKQAGDAAAREFIPSMVMVLSRELRSTCSYISSKMNKNVGKIYLSGGGALCQGIRETLASELGIEVSFWNPLRGILPGAETTSGEPGSKEAVLAVAAGLALAD, encoded by the coding sequence ATGCCGTTATTATTTTTTACGAGGAAGAGCCGCGTGATCAAGCGCGCGGTGGGGCTGGATATAGGTTCCCATTCCATCAAGATGGTTGCGATGAGCGGCATGCCTGGCGCGCTCGCGCTCACCGACTGCGCTGTTTCCGCGATGGAGGTGGTGTCGGAGAATCCGCTGCCGATCGCCACGGTCACGCGGGCGATCGCGGATACCGTCGGGCGGAGCGGCCTCGATCTTGCCGACCTGCGCGTCTCTGTCTCGGGGAAGGGGACCATCGTGAGACACTCAGAAATGCCCCGCATGAGTCCCCATGACCTGAAGTCGAGCATCAGGTACGAAGCAGAGATGCTCCTCCCGTTCAGCCTGGATGATTGCATTTTCGATTGTCAGATCCTGGATCCGGATAACAAGAGCAGTGCCAGGATGAAGGTAGTCCTTGCCGCTGCGAGAAAGGCCGTTGTTCAAGAACGATTGGATCTGGTCAACGGCATCCGACTTGTTCCGAGAATCATCAGTATCGATTCAATCGCACTGGCGAACGCGTTTGAGTCTGCGATGGCAAGCGGCACCCCCGGGCCAGCTCCCCGCGGCGAGCTTCCCTCGGCTCCGCTCGGCTCCGCCCTTCGGCGAGATCAGGACAATGCTCACGGGCTGAGACGGGACTCAGCCCCTGGGCAGGCTCCGCCTGGTTCAGCTCAGGGAACGGCTGAACGGGGCTCTGATGAGACCGTCCTGGTTGTGCACGTGGGGGCATGCCGCACGATACTCAATGTCATGTCGACAGCGGGTCTGGAATTCACGAGAGATATAGAGGTGGGAGGGAACAACGCAACCCTCGCCATTGCGCGGGGGCTTGGGATAGAGTTTCAGGAGGCCGAGCGTCGAAAACAGGCAGGAGACGCCGCGGCGAGGGAGTTCATCCCCTCCATGGTGATGGTCCTCTCGCGCGAGCTGCGCTCAACCTGCAGCTACATATCCTCAAAAATGAACAAGAATGTTGGTAAGATCTATCTCAGTGGCGGAGGCGCGCTCTGCCAGGGAATCAGGGAGACGCTCGCGTCAGAGCTGGGTATCGAGGTTTCGTTTTGGAATCCGCTTCGGGGGATCTTACCCGGCGCGGAAACGACATCGGGGGAGCCGGGAAGCAAGGAGGCGGTTTTGGCGGTAGCCGCTGGACTTGCACTGGCGGACTGA
- a CDS encoding PilN domain-containing protein, which yields MIHVNLLPEELRKIERVRRVKADIAMLSGGAIAVGVLIAVIAFVVVGRRMSQLAQVKARLNQLTAQREEADALLKKKLELTMELEILDGFTTRKLLWHRRLNEVSDAVPEDCVLTRLNYSSQPTPALTIKGEAAPGHGNKRVVEFIDSLHLAPAFLKEFPRINYSIESIEQGRKSFEITCARLKKEEKK from the coding sequence ATGATACACGTCAACCTTCTTCCGGAAGAGCTCCGCAAAATCGAGAGGGTCCGCAGGGTCAAGGCGGATATCGCCATGCTCAGCGGCGGCGCGATTGCGGTTGGGGTCCTGATCGCCGTGATTGCCTTCGTCGTCGTAGGGCGCCGCATGAGCCAGCTCGCGCAGGTGAAGGCGCGCCTGAATCAATTGACCGCGCAGCGCGAAGAGGCAGACGCGCTCCTCAAGAAGAAACTCGAGCTCACGATGGAGCTCGAGATACTGGACGGTTTTACCACGCGCAAGCTTCTCTGGCACCGTCGGTTGAACGAGGTGAGCGATGCGGTGCCTGAAGATTGTGTCCTCACGAGGTTGAACTACTCCTCGCAGCCTACACCGGCCTTGACCATCAAGGGAGAAGCCGCCCCGGGGCATGGGAATAAGAGGGTTGTTGAATTCATAGATTCCCTGCACCTGGCGCCCGCATTCCTCAAGGAATTCCCCCGGATCAACTACTCCATAGAGAGCATCGAGCAGGGGCGCAAGTCTTTCGAAATCACGTGCGCGCGATTGAAGAAGGAGGAGAAGAAGTGA
- the pilO gene encoding type 4a pilus biogenesis protein PilO, translating into MEKKKVEFIAVIGIFSLLAVIVLYNFVRLPKSGTAAKKREAPGSYRAQLLETELRVKRLPRQRQEVADLEKKADAYRNEVPFESDNTWLSRQINSIASETGARDVSQRYLQTAPPSLKLDKEWEGKYDEKTWEIRMRCGYHELGRFLSKLEGVNRFLEVTDISIEGNEPGGQKVVLVIHYLVRKPS; encoded by the coding sequence ATGGAGAAAAAAAAGGTCGAGTTCATCGCCGTCATCGGGATCTTCAGCCTTCTGGCCGTGATTGTTCTCTATAACTTCGTGCGGCTGCCGAAATCGGGCACTGCAGCCAAGAAGAGAGAGGCGCCCGGCAGTTATCGTGCCCAGCTCCTGGAAACCGAGCTGCGGGTAAAGCGGCTCCCCCGGCAGAGGCAGGAGGTCGCGGATCTGGAGAAAAAGGCGGATGCGTATAGAAACGAAGTCCCGTTCGAGTCGGACAACACATGGCTCTCGCGGCAGATCAACAGCATCGCGAGCGAGACAGGGGCGCGAGATGTGAGCCAGCGGTATCTCCAGACGGCGCCCCCCAGCCTCAAGCTTGACAAGGAATGGGAGGGGAAGTACGATGAAAAGACATGGGAGATCCGCATGAGGTGCGGCTATCACGAGCTGGGGCGTTTCCTGAGCAAGCTCGAGGGAGTGAACAGATTCCTGGAGGTAACCGATATAAGCATTGAAGGGAATGAGCCCGGCGGACAGAAGGTTGTGCTCGTGATCCATTATCTGGTCAGGAAGCCGAGCTGA